The proteins below come from a single Halobacillus salinarum genomic window:
- a CDS encoding DUF6044 family protein produces the protein MLSMWSVISRNFSRNKGLALASLIVLAYLMPYYILGEDTHIRIHDNLDSNIVWYKLLAESGQIFASPGERLPNVINGLPRSSLSSALDLMPWLYVWFKPFTAYTINQTLMRFVALFGMYGMLLFLLRPDNQKVFFRWMAAGVAAAFAILPFWPSGALSIAGLPAAFLAFLYIRKYGKHAPKFAWGVLVFLPFHSSLILTFVFVLALMGALWLFDWIKEKQVNKAFFLSLAIMSTIYLAKNYLLIASMFIGEGFTPHRQEFDLGHNSFMDTLRLFNKNFVLGHTHDLTIHQQVIMPVVFAALIVAFVKKINDLPLVQVLIMNILLSLWYAFWYWEGWRVLKDHSMLLNTFNFSRIHFLHPFLWYVAFAFALVIIAKNVKAGRAIALVLIIVQLALLFQLDEEFKYSKLGTPTFAEFYSKDLFDDIKAYIDKDPSDYRVVSVAMHPTIAQFNGMYTLDTYNVTYPLAYKHKFQKIIGPELAKNKSLKNYFDTWGSRLYMYVGELGEDYMFSKHSKQVIDHLDIRTKPLEELGGDYILSGLPIKNYKSLGLSFEHAFQNEQSPWKVYLYKIK, from the coding sequence ATGTTGAGTATGTGGTCCGTCATATCCAGAAATTTTTCCAGAAATAAGGGGCTTGCACTTGCAAGTCTCATTGTCCTCGCTTACTTGATGCCTTATTACATTCTTGGAGAGGATACTCATATTCGTATCCATGACAACCTTGATTCAAATATCGTCTGGTACAAGCTGCTTGCAGAGAGTGGACAAATCTTTGCATCGCCAGGAGAGAGGCTTCCGAATGTAATTAATGGACTTCCGCGGAGCAGTCTATCTTCTGCGCTGGACTTAATGCCATGGCTGTATGTATGGTTTAAGCCGTTCACCGCTTATACGATCAATCAAACCCTTATGCGGTTCGTTGCTTTGTTTGGGATGTACGGCATGCTCTTATTTTTACTTCGTCCCGATAATCAAAAGGTTTTTTTCCGGTGGATGGCAGCTGGCGTAGCGGCAGCCTTCGCTATCCTGCCTTTTTGGCCATCCGGGGCGTTATCGATTGCCGGCCTGCCTGCAGCTTTTTTAGCTTTTTTATACATAAGAAAATACGGAAAGCACGCACCTAAGTTCGCCTGGGGCGTGCTTGTCTTCCTGCCTTTTCATTCCAGTCTGATCCTTACATTCGTCTTTGTGCTTGCGTTGATGGGGGCACTCTGGCTGTTTGACTGGATTAAGGAAAAACAAGTGAATAAAGCATTCTTCCTGTCTCTGGCAATCATGAGTACCATTTATCTCGCCAAAAATTATCTATTGATTGCTTCCATGTTTATCGGAGAAGGGTTCACACCGCACCGCCAGGAGTTCGACCTTGGGCACAATTCCTTTATGGATACCCTTCGCTTGTTTAACAAAAATTTTGTCCTTGGTCATACTCATGATTTAACGATTCATCAGCAGGTCATCATGCCTGTAGTCTTTGCTGCTTTAATAGTCGCTTTTGTAAAAAAAATTAATGATCTTCCACTTGTCCAAGTGCTGATCATGAATATCCTGCTTTCACTTTGGTATGCCTTCTGGTATTGGGAAGGGTGGAGAGTACTGAAGGATCATTCGATGCTTTTGAATACGTTTAATTTCAGCCGTATACATTTTCTGCATCCATTTCTTTGGTATGTAGCCTTTGCTTTTGCATTAGTCATAATCGCGAAGAATGTAAAGGCTGGGAGAGCGATTGCTTTAGTCTTAATTATTGTTCAGCTTGCGCTGTTATTTCAACTAGATGAGGAATTTAAATACTCGAAGCTCGGGACTCCGACGTTTGCTGAATTTTATTCGAAGGATTTATTCGATGATATTAAAGCCTATATCGATAAAGATCCGTCTGATTATCGCGTGGTTAGTGTGGCGATGCACCCGACAATTGCTCAATTTAATGGAATGTACACATTGGATACGTACAATGTCACTTATCCACTTGCCTACAAGCATAAATTTCAAAAAATTATCGGCCCGGAACTTGCTAAAAACAAATCGTTGAAGAACTATTTTGATACTTGGGGCAGCAGGCTGTATATGTATGTAGGGGAGCTCGGGGAGGACTATATGTTCTCAAAACACAGCAAACAAGTGATTGACCATTTAGATATTCGAACGAAGCCACTAGAGGAGCTGGGAGGAGACTATATTTTATCAGGTCTTCCGATAAAAAATTATAAGAGTCTTGGATTGTCTTTTGAGCATGCTTTTCAAAATGAGCAGTCCCCGTGGAAGGTTTATCTCTATAAAATTAAGTAG
- the rffA gene encoding dTDP-4-amino-4,6-dideoxygalactose transaminase: protein MIPFNKPCIVGKEQDYIQQAIAQNRKLSGNGPFGEKCRQWLEKRLGCEKALLTPSCTHALELAALLVDVKPGDEVIMPSYTFVSTANAFALRGAVPVFVDVELATMNMDVNLIDEAVTEKTKAIVIVHYAGVACDMEKVMEIAENYDLFVIEDAAQALLSTYKGKPLGTFGQFGTLSFHETKNYTCGEGGALLINDSHYVEQAEILQEKGTNRSQFKRGQVDKYTWQEVGSSFLLSELNAAYLYAQLEEADEIFHNRMKTWKRYKKQLESLRDQGIIAIQRIPEECGHNAHMFFIKTVGEKDRSALMSYLDEQGIMAVPHYEPLHSSRAGREYGRPHGENQFTTEEGARLLRLPLYYGMEKEDVEYVVRHIQKFFQK from the coding sequence ATGATTCCCTTTAATAAACCATGCATTGTAGGAAAAGAACAGGATTATATTCAGCAGGCAATTGCACAGAATCGAAAGCTTTCAGGGAATGGACCATTTGGAGAGAAGTGCAGGCAGTGGCTTGAGAAGCGGCTTGGATGCGAAAAAGCCCTTCTTACACCTTCATGCACACATGCTCTGGAGCTTGCAGCTCTGCTCGTTGATGTAAAGCCTGGAGATGAAGTCATTATGCCTTCCTATACATTTGTCTCGACAGCTAATGCATTTGCTTTGAGAGGAGCTGTACCGGTATTTGTCGATGTTGAACTGGCAACGATGAACATGGATGTGAACTTAATTGACGAGGCCGTCACAGAAAAAACGAAGGCCATCGTCATTGTCCACTATGCAGGAGTTGCCTGCGATATGGAGAAAGTGATGGAGATAGCGGAAAACTATGACTTATTTGTGATTGAGGATGCTGCCCAGGCTTTATTAAGTACCTATAAAGGAAAACCACTTGGCACATTTGGACAATTCGGGACGCTTAGTTTTCACGAAACGAAAAATTATACTTGCGGTGAAGGCGGAGCGCTTCTTATTAACGATTCTCACTACGTAGAACAGGCTGAAATCCTGCAGGAAAAAGGGACCAACCGATCCCAATTTAAACGGGGTCAGGTTGATAAATACACGTGGCAGGAAGTGGGATCCTCATTCTTGCTCAGCGAGCTGAATGCTGCTTATCTCTATGCTCAATTGGAAGAAGCTGATGAGATTTTTCACAACCGGATGAAGACATGGAAACGTTACAAAAAACAGCTTGAGTCCTTAAGGGATCAAGGTATAATCGCCATCCAGAGGATCCCGGAAGAATGCGGACATAATGCCCATATGTTTTTCATAAAGACGGTTGGTGAAAAAGACCGTTCAGCGCTGATGTCTTATCTTGATGAACAAGGAATTATGGCGGTTCCTCATTACGAGCCTTTACACTCATCCAGAGCAGGACGGGAATACGGCAGGCCTCATGGGGAAAACCAATTTACAACTGAAGAAGGTGCACGTCTGTTGAGGCTGCCTCTATATTATGGAATGGAGAAAGAAGATGTTGAGTATGTGGTCCGTCATATCCAGAAATTTTTCCAGAAATAA
- a CDS encoding EamA family transporter, with the protein MGYLYIFGTIIFTVYGQLMLKWRIEKFGSLPPAFIDKLIFLFKLLLDPLILSGFLSAFVASIFWMGAMTKFDISYAYPFMSLSFVLVFFFSIFLFQEPVTVTKVLGLSLIVLGILVTSQSL; encoded by the coding sequence ATGGGATACTTGTATATATTTGGAACGATCATATTTACAGTTTACGGCCAGTTGATGCTGAAGTGGAGAATTGAAAAATTCGGTAGTCTTCCTCCTGCTTTCATAGATAAGCTGATTTTTTTATTTAAACTGCTCTTAGACCCGCTTATTCTATCAGGGTTTCTCTCTGCGTTTGTGGCTTCGATTTTTTGGATGGGGGCGATGACGAAATTTGATATCAGCTACGCATACCCATTTATGAGTCTATCCTTTGTGCTGGTGTTTTTCTTCTCCATTTTTTTATTTCAGGAGCCGGTTACAGTTACAAAAGTACTGGGATTAAGCTTAATTGTGTTAGGAATTCTAGTAACGAGTCAATCTTTGTGA
- a CDS encoding GNAT family N-acetyltransferase, whose product MIDYLKPTPWDKRTFHLPTFELTSDKEEALQQTIHKEGHFTLKTDPLTPKEPLRKYGFYYVDTLLEPRCRKEDFLITKRDGTAIAREGSPERAMQIAEQVFVHGRFHRDEQVPSELANLRYKRWLGDLIEQNQIYYLYAYDQSAGFVGYSENKILLLGLDPAFQGKGLAKPFLSLACAKLLESGVEELITSVSAINLASLNLFQTAGFHLVNSIDVYHKLNGKIEAV is encoded by the coding sequence ATGATTGACTATTTGAAGCCCACACCATGGGACAAGCGCACATTTCATCTTCCTACTTTTGAATTAACCTCTGATAAAGAAGAAGCATTGCAGCAGACCATTCATAAAGAAGGTCATTTCACCTTGAAAACGGATCCTCTAACGCCTAAAGAACCACTTAGAAAATATGGGTTTTACTATGTAGATACGTTACTGGAACCAAGGTGCAGGAAGGAAGATTTTCTCATTACCAAAAGAGACGGCACTGCCATTGCACGGGAAGGAAGTCCAGAGCGTGCCATGCAGATTGCCGAACAAGTTTTTGTACACGGACGCTTCCACAGGGATGAGCAAGTCCCCTCTGAGCTTGCCAATCTTAGATACAAAAGGTGGCTTGGCGACTTAATTGAACAAAACCAAATTTATTATTTGTATGCCTATGATCAATCGGCAGGTTTCGTAGGCTATAGTGAAAACAAGATCTTGTTGCTCGGACTGGACCCGGCATTTCAGGGGAAGGGGTTAGCCAAACCTTTTCTAAGCTTGGCGTGTGCAAAGCTGCTTGAAAGCGGGGTAGAAGAGCTCATCACATCTGTGTCAGCGATCAATCTCGCGTCGCTTAACTTGTTTCAGACTGCAGGCTTTCATTTGGTCAACTCCATCGACGTCTACCATAAATTAAATGGAAAGATCGAAGCGGTGTAG
- a CDS encoding glycosyltransferase family 2 protein: MISVVVPVYGCRNCLEDLCTRIHSTMVSIPSDYEILLINDSSPDQAWDKIQQLCRKNSKIKGFDLSRNFGQHHAITAGLDYTQGDWVVVMDCDLQDQPEEIKRLYDKAQEGYEVVFGARQVRQDGFFKKFSSKVFYKVYDYLTERSSDYTIANFSICSRIVIDSYREMREQNRFFPLFVKWMGFKTARIPVKHGKREEGKSSYNLKKMITLATDVIISQSNKPLRLSIQFGFLMSLASFIYGLYLFFRYFFLAEPVQGWTSVMVSIYFIGGIIFFNFGVIGLYLGKVFNETKGRPLYIVREQLNYEEHKGVQDD, encoded by the coding sequence ATGATTTCAGTGGTAGTTCCGGTTTATGGATGCCGGAATTGCTTAGAAGACCTCTGCACAAGGATCCATTCGACAATGGTAAGCATACCGTCAGATTATGAAATTCTGCTCATTAACGACAGCAGCCCTGACCAGGCGTGGGACAAGATTCAGCAGTTATGCAGAAAGAACTCTAAAATCAAGGGATTTGATTTATCAAGAAACTTTGGCCAGCATCATGCCATTACAGCCGGACTTGACTATACTCAGGGAGACTGGGTCGTTGTCATGGACTGCGACCTGCAGGACCAGCCGGAAGAAATTAAACGGTTATATGATAAAGCGCAGGAAGGGTATGAAGTGGTTTTCGGAGCCCGCCAAGTTCGTCAGGACGGTTTCTTTAAAAAGTTCTCCTCCAAGGTCTTTTACAAAGTCTATGATTATTTGACAGAAAGGTCTTCGGATTACACAATTGCCAACTTTAGTATCTGTTCCCGCATCGTCATCGACAGCTATAGAGAGATGAGAGAGCAGAATCGGTTTTTCCCCTTATTTGTGAAGTGGATGGGGTTTAAGACAGCGAGAATTCCTGTGAAGCATGGAAAGCGGGAGGAGGGCAAGTCGTCCTATAACTTGAAAAAAATGATCACTTTAGCGACCGATGTAATTATTTCACAGTCGAATAAACCGCTGAGGTTGTCGATTCAATTCGGCTTTCTTATGTCGCTTGCTTCATTTATTTATGGCTTGTATTTGTTTTTCAGATACTTCTTCCTGGCGGAGCCTGTTCAGGGATGGACAAGTGTAATGGTGTCGATTTATTTTATCGGCGGAATTATCTTTTTTAATTTTGGCGTGATCGGATTGTATTTAGGGAAAGTATTTAATGAAACAAAAGGACGTCCGCTCTATATCGTGCGGGAACAATTAAACTATGAAGAGCATAAGGGGGTTCAGGATGATTGA
- the rfbB gene encoding dTDP-glucose 4,6-dehydratase, with protein sequence MTKQPALLITGGAGFIGSNFIHYYLSEHADASIVNIDKLTYAGNQTNLSGIEDDQRYHWVHGDIADEKVVSDVFKKFDIQGVVHFAAESHVDKSIANAKPFIISNVLGTGTLLEAARQDWEEKGMLDKRRFHYISTDEVYGSLGKEGTFNEQSPYNPSNPYSATKAGANMLVKSYFTTYGMNVVLSSCSNNYGPRQHKEKLIPTIIRKALALDPIPIYGTGENVRDWLYVEDHCRAIDRIFHDGATGQIYNVGGRNEQTNLKLAKLICEALDEIKPDLTAHADIHHFSELITFVEDRPGHDLRYAVDDSKIRNKLGWKPSVSFEEGLRRTVEWYVNQPGKVVQ encoded by the coding sequence ATGACTAAGCAGCCTGCTTTATTAATTACAGGCGGAGCCGGATTTATCGGCTCCAATTTCATCCATTATTATCTAAGTGAGCACGCGGATGCCAGCATTGTGAATATCGACAAGTTGACCTATGCCGGAAATCAGACCAATCTGTCTGGAATAGAGGACGATCAAAGGTATCACTGGGTACACGGAGATATCGCAGATGAAAAAGTAGTCAGCGATGTTTTTAAGAAATTTGATATTCAAGGAGTCGTTCATTTTGCAGCAGAATCCCATGTAGATAAATCGATCGCCAATGCTAAACCGTTTATTATCTCGAATGTGTTAGGAACCGGCACGCTGCTTGAAGCGGCTAGACAGGATTGGGAGGAAAAAGGAATGCTGGACAAGCGTCGGTTTCATTATATTTCGACAGATGAAGTTTATGGTTCATTGGGAAAGGAAGGAACGTTTAATGAACAGTCCCCTTATAATCCCAGTAACCCATATAGTGCTACGAAAGCCGGTGCGAACATGCTGGTAAAGAGTTATTTTACAACATACGGCATGAATGTTGTGCTTTCCAGCTGCTCCAATAACTATGGTCCGAGACAGCATAAAGAAAAATTAATTCCAACCATTATAAGAAAAGCATTGGCTCTTGATCCTATCCCCATTTATGGTACCGGGGAAAATGTAAGAGACTGGCTTTATGTAGAGGATCACTGCCGTGCGATTGACCGGATCTTTCACGATGGGGCGACGGGGCAGATCTACAACGTTGGAGGCAGGAATGAACAAACCAATCTGAAGCTTGCAAAATTAATTTGCGAAGCACTTGATGAAATAAAACCAGATTTGACCGCCCACGCAGATATCCATCATTTTAGTGAGTTAATTACGTTTGTAGAAGATCGTCCAGGTCATGATCTAAGGTATGCTGTCGATGATTCGAAAATAAGAAATAAGCTTGGCTGGAAGCCTTCGGTGAGTTTTGAAGAAGGACTTCGCAGAACGGTAGAGTGGTACGTAAATCAGCCTGGAAAGGTCGTCCAATGA
- the rfbA gene encoding glucose-1-phosphate thymidylyltransferase RfbA: MKGIILAGGSGTRLSPSTNSMNKHLLAVYDKPMIYYPLSILMLAGIKEIMIISTPEDIPRFEKLLGDGGSLGISLHYEAQEEPRGIPDAFVVAENFIGKDNVTLILGDNIFYGQGLTNILRKAVQKHTGATVFGYRVKDPHRFGVVEFDERQKAVSLEEKPDEPKSDFAVTGLYIYDNKVVKMAKKLNFSDRGELEITDINKNYLEKGKLNVELLGRGFAWLDAGTHDSLFEASEFIKNIEKRQGFKVACLEEISYYMGSISKDKLREIGEAMKKTDYGQYLLEIADRKHVQQYWDVSADNPMLGVIEND; the protein is encoded by the coding sequence ATGAAAGGGATTATTCTAGCTGGAGGAAGCGGAACAAGACTTTCTCCAAGTACAAACAGTATGAATAAACATTTACTTGCCGTATATGACAAACCGATGATCTATTACCCGCTGTCCATTTTAATGCTGGCGGGAATAAAAGAAATAATGATAATCAGTACTCCAGAGGATATTCCTAGGTTTGAAAAGCTGCTTGGAGACGGAGGATCTCTTGGAATCTCTCTCCATTACGAAGCACAGGAAGAACCAAGAGGAATTCCTGATGCCTTTGTTGTTGCGGAAAATTTTATAGGAAAAGATAATGTCACGCTTATCCTCGGCGATAATATTTTCTATGGGCAGGGATTAACCAACATCCTGCGAAAAGCTGTCCAAAAACATACGGGAGCTACTGTTTTTGGATACAGAGTAAAAGATCCGCACAGATTCGGAGTGGTTGAGTTCGATGAACGTCAGAAAGCAGTGTCTCTTGAAGAGAAGCCTGATGAACCAAAATCGGATTTTGCCGTTACCGGTTTGTACATCTACGATAATAAAGTCGTGAAAATGGCCAAAAAGCTCAACTTCTCTGATCGAGGAGAGCTTGAAATTACGGATATCAACAAGAATTACCTGGAGAAAGGAAAATTGAATGTCGAGCTTTTAGGAAGAGGGTTTGCCTGGCTTGATGCAGGCACGCACGATTCTTTGTTTGAAGCTTCCGAGTTTATCAAGAATATTGAAAAGCGTCAGGGATTTAAAGTGGCTTGTTTAGAAGAGATTTCCTACTATATGGGGAGCATTTCTAAAGATAAGCTTAGAGAAATAGGAGAAGCTATGAAGAAGACAGACTACGGCCAGTATTTGCTTGAAATTGCCGATCGGAAGCATGTGCAGCAATATTGGGATGTGTCTGCAGACAATCCTATGCTCGGAGTGATCGAAAATGACTAA
- a CDS encoding superoxide dismutase family protein, whose translation MKRWIYFSLPLLVLLLVAACGDSSGEGEGDSESLADEENASENNDSSGEKEAGQETLTVHLKDKEGKEVGTAALEQEDKGVQIDLEASGLPEGEHGFHIHEKGACEQPDFKSAGGHFNPADVSHGTKSEDGPHAGDLKNINVGAEGSIQKQVTNEKVTLKKGEKNSLLKEGGTALVIHSGADDYKSQPSGDAGKRIACGVISE comes from the coding sequence ATGAAGCGCTGGATCTATTTCTCACTACCTTTATTAGTACTTTTACTCGTCGCAGCATGCGGAGATTCAAGTGGTGAAGGTGAAGGAGACTCTGAGAGTTTGGCCGACGAAGAAAATGCTTCTGAAAATAATGACAGTTCGGGAGAAAAGGAAGCCGGACAGGAAACGCTCACCGTTCATTTAAAGGATAAAGAGGGAAAAGAGGTCGGGACAGCTGCTCTTGAACAAGAAGACAAAGGTGTACAAATAGATTTAGAAGCTTCAGGATTGCCAGAAGGAGAACATGGATTTCATATTCATGAAAAAGGCGCTTGTGAACAGCCGGACTTTAAGTCGGCCGGCGGGCATTTTAACCCTGCAGATGTTTCACACGGAACGAAATCAGAAGACGGCCCGCATGCCGGTGATCTGAAAAATATTAACGTTGGCGCGGAGGGTTCGATTCAAAAGCAAGTGACAAATGAAAAAGTTACTTTGAAAAAAGGAGAGAAGAACTCCTTGTTGAAAGAGGGAGGCACAGCCCTCGTCATTCATTCCGGTGCCGATGACTATAAATCGCAGCCTTCTGGAGATGCAGGTAAACGGATCGCCTGCGGCGTGATTAGTGAATAA
- the xylB gene encoding xylulokinase: MKYVIGVDLGTSAVKVLLVNQAGRITKEVSKSYPLIQEKTGYSEQDPEQWVEKTLEGLKELTGSHDVNPADIEGISFAGQMHGLVLLDRQQEVLRHAILWNDTRTTEQCRKIYQELGEERLLTLTKNPALEGFTLPKLLWVKENEREIYNEASTFLLPKDYLRYRLTGRINCEYSDAAGTLLLDTAKKEWSSEICDVFELPVNLCPPLVDSGDCVGTLTEEAAQVSGLSENVKVFAGGADNACGAIGAGILSEGKTLCSIGTSGVVLSYEDSADLDFSGKVHYFNHGKKDAFYTMGVTLSAGYSLSWFKQVFASEESYEELLQELDAAPLGAGGLLFTPYLAGERTPHADADIRGSFIGMDSAHTKKDFVRSVVEGITFSLNDSIQIFREQGKTIDKVVSIGGGAKNDTWLQIQADIFNAQVVRLESEQGPGMGAAMLAACGCGWFSTLEECAGAFVEPKDIVSPVSENVVAYRNLYRLYQEVYTQTKEINKGLAAFRT; the protein is encoded by the coding sequence TTGAAGTATGTTATTGGAGTCGATTTAGGAACAAGTGCAGTAAAGGTTCTGCTTGTTAATCAAGCAGGTAGGATTACAAAAGAAGTTTCAAAGTCCTATCCACTCATCCAGGAAAAAACCGGATATAGTGAGCAGGACCCTGAGCAATGGGTAGAAAAAACATTAGAAGGACTTAAAGAACTGACTGGATCTCATGACGTGAATCCTGCCGATATTGAAGGAATCAGTTTTGCCGGACAAATGCACGGTCTTGTACTTCTGGACCGTCAACAAGAAGTCCTCCGCCATGCGATTCTATGGAACGATACACGAACGACAGAGCAATGCCGGAAAATCTATCAGGAGCTAGGCGAGGAGCGTCTGCTTACGCTTACCAAAAACCCGGCCTTAGAAGGTTTCACTCTGCCTAAACTGCTCTGGGTAAAGGAAAATGAACGAGAGATTTATAACGAAGCTTCTACCTTTCTTTTACCGAAAGATTACTTAAGATACCGGCTGACAGGCAGGATTAACTGTGAATATTCCGATGCAGCAGGAACCTTGCTGCTGGATACAGCAAAAAAAGAATGGAGCAGCGAAATCTGTGATGTCTTTGAGCTGCCGGTGAACCTGTGCCCACCGCTGGTTGATTCAGGGGATTGTGTTGGGACGTTAACAGAAGAAGCTGCCCAAGTTTCCGGACTTTCCGAGAATGTGAAAGTCTTTGCTGGAGGTGCTGACAATGCCTGCGGCGCCATTGGGGCAGGCATTTTATCTGAAGGAAAAACACTGTGCAGCATTGGAACGTCCGGAGTGGTTCTCTCTTATGAAGATTCAGCGGATCTCGATTTCTCAGGAAAAGTCCATTACTTTAACCACGGAAAAAAGGATGCCTTTTATACGATGGGTGTTACTTTATCTGCGGGGTACAGCTTGAGTTGGTTTAAACAAGTATTTGCCAGTGAAGAAAGCTACGAGGAACTGCTTCAAGAACTTGATGCTGCGCCATTAGGCGCTGGAGGACTTTTGTTTACCCCTTACCTCGCAGGGGAACGGACCCCTCATGCCGATGCAGACATTAGGGGAAGCTTTATTGGGATGGACAGCGCCCATACGAAAAAGGATTTCGTTCGATCAGTGGTTGAAGGGATCACATTTTCTTTAAATGACTCGATACAAATTTTCAGGGAGCAGGGGAAAACCATTGATAAGGTCGTTTCCATAGGAGGCGGGGCAAAAAATGATACGTGGCTTCAAATCCAGGCTGATATATTTAATGCTCAAGTTGTCCGCCTTGAAAGCGAACAGGGACCTGGTATGGGAGCGGCGATGCTGGCTGCCTGCGGATGCGGCTGGTTTTCGACGCTGGAAGAGTGTGCCGGAGCTTTTGTTGAACCAAAAGATATCGTTTCCCCTGTTTCAGAAAATGTGGTTGCTTACCGAAATCTGTATCGTTTATATCAAGAGGTTTATACACAGACGAAGGAAATAAATAAGGGATTAGCCGCGTTTAGAACTTAA
- the xylA gene encoding xylose isomerase, which produces MSYFNEVSAVKYEGANATNPFAYKHYDATEKIGGKTMEDHLRFSVAYWHTFTENGSDPFGVGTMERPWDHLTGMDLAKARVEAAFELFEKLNVPFFCFHDVDIAPEGNTLAESNRNIDEIVSMIKDYMKTSKTKLLWNTANMFTHPRFVHGAASSNNADVYAYAAAKVKKGLEVGKELGGENYVFWGGREGYETLLNTDLKLELDNLGRFYHMALDYAKEIDFTGQFLIEPKPKEPTKHQYDFDVASGLAFLERYDLADHFKFNIEANHATLAGHTFEHELRYARVNGMLGSVDANQGDTLLGWDTDEFPTDLYSTTLAMYEILKNGGLGKGGLNFDAKVRRGSFKPDDLLYAHIAGMDSFAIGLKVAHKLIEDRVFDDFIDNRYSSFTQGIGKQIVDGKTNFHSLEEHALQLGEIENQSGRLEWLKSVINHYLLSVNVPVGMK; this is translated from the coding sequence ATGAGTTATTTTAATGAAGTAAGTGCAGTGAAGTATGAAGGGGCAAATGCTACGAATCCTTTTGCTTATAAGCATTATGATGCCACCGAAAAAATCGGGGGCAAGACAATGGAGGACCACCTGCGCTTTTCAGTCGCTTACTGGCATACGTTTACAGAAAATGGATCTGATCCATTTGGGGTCGGGACTATGGAAAGACCATGGGACCATTTAACAGGTATGGATTTGGCCAAAGCCCGTGTTGAAGCAGCTTTTGAATTGTTTGAGAAGCTTAACGTTCCTTTCTTCTGCTTTCACGACGTTGACATTGCTCCTGAAGGAAATACGCTCGCTGAATCCAACCGCAACATCGATGAAATCGTTTCTATGATCAAAGATTACATGAAAACGAGTAAAACAAAGCTGTTATGGAATACAGCAAATATGTTTACTCATCCTCGGTTTGTGCATGGAGCAGCTTCCTCAAATAATGCTGATGTCTATGCTTATGCGGCGGCGAAAGTGAAGAAGGGTCTTGAAGTAGGCAAGGAACTTGGTGGCGAAAACTATGTATTCTGGGGTGGACGCGAAGGCTATGAAACTCTCTTGAATACTGATCTTAAACTTGAACTTGATAATCTCGGCCGTTTTTACCATATGGCTCTTGATTACGCCAAGGAAATTGACTTTACGGGACAATTTCTTATCGAACCCAAACCGAAGGAACCAACGAAGCATCAATATGATTTTGATGTGGCCAGCGGGCTTGCTTTTCTCGAGAGATACGACTTGGCTGATCATTTTAAATTCAATATCGAAGCCAATCACGCCACTTTGGCAGGACATACGTTTGAACACGAACTTCGCTACGCGCGGGTGAACGGAATGCTTGGCTCCGTAGACGCGAATCAGGGGGATACACTCCTGGGCTGGGATACGGATGAATTCCCGACAGACTTGTACTCTACGACTCTAGCAATGTATGAAATTTTGAAAAATGGCGGATTAGGAAAAGGCGGATTGAATTTTGACGCTAAAGTCCGCAGAGGTTCTTTTAAACCGGATGATTTGTTATACGCTCATATCGCCGGGATGGACAGCTTTGCTATCGGATTAAAAGTGGCTCACAAATTAATTGAAGACCGGGTGTTTGATGATTTTATAGACAATCGTTACAGCAGCTTTACCCAAGGTATCGGGAAACAAATAGTCGACGGGAAAACGAATTTCCACTCATTAGAAGAACATGCGCTTCAATTAGGTGAAATTGAAAACCAATCCGGCCGGTTAGAATGGCTGAAATCTGTGATCAACCACTATTTATTAAGTGTAAACGTGCCCGTAGGCATGAAGTAA